A stretch of the Lactuca sativa cultivar Salinas chromosome 9, Lsat_Salinas_v11, whole genome shotgun sequence genome encodes the following:
- the LOC111904956 gene encoding ethylene-responsive transcription factor ERF014, whose product MVKKEVKVENELSRTSSSMISKKKYKGVRMRSWGSWVSEIRAPNQKTRIWLGSYSTPEAAARAYDAALLCLKGPTANLNFSHTQYDHDYSTTIMSPKSIQKIAAAAAASTTATTTPSSPVPSYPSPSPSSSPSPSYSSSVSYNTSTPPTTNPTEEDDAFFSANDPLDGTLMSLVAPWYNFGSPAYDDVMFDTSFFELDQSSSTITKDVCEEESGDIYLWSFCR is encoded by the coding sequence ATGGTGAAGAAAGAGGTCAAGGTTGAAAATGAGTTGTCGAGAACATCTTCGTCTATGATTAGCAAGAAGAAGTACAAAGGAGTGAGAATGAGGAGTTGGGGTTCATGGGTTTCAGAGATACGAGCACCCAATCAAAAAACACGAATATGGCTAGGATCCTACTCGACTCCGGAAGCAGCAGCTAGAGCCTATGATGCAGCCCTACTTTGCCTAAAAGGTCCCACCGCAAATCTTAACTTCTCTCATACCCAATACGATCACGACTATTCCACCACCATCATGTCTCCCAAATCCATCCAAAAGATTGCAGCGGCCGCTGCTGcttccaccaccgccaccactacTCCATCATCACCAGTACCATCGTATCCATCACcgtcaccatcatcatcaccatcgccATCGTATTCCTCATCCGTATCCTACAATACCTCTACACCACCAACCACCAACCCAACCGAAGAAGACGATGCATTCTTTTCAGCAAATGATCCTCTTGATGGTACCTTGATGTCGTTGGTTGCACCATGGTACAACTTCGGTTCACCAGCCTACGATGATGTGATGTTTGATACATCATTCTTCGAGCTCGACCAGTCTTCGTCCACCATCACCAAAGATGTTTGCGAAGAAGAAAGTGGTGATATATATCTTTGGAGCTTCTGCAGataa